The nucleotide sequence AGCCATTGTTAAGATCACATCTTCTCGAACTGAGGGATAATTTTGAATGGTTAAAAACCGCTCTGTATCCGGCTCTTTTTTTTCGCTGTTGGTTATCTTCGCGGCTGGGGTGCCCTCATTAAGATAACTTTTCCCTAAGCGAATTACCAGTTCGTATTCTCCGAGTTCTTGCAGGAGCAAGAGACTGCCCACCAGTTGTTGAGGACGAATATCTATCCAGGCAGTATGATGATCGAGGAAACTCTCTTGGGTTTGACCCGTCTCTGGGGAAGGGAGATCAGACCCCGTGTTTTCTATCGGATAAGTTTTCTCTAAAAATCTCGCATCATACTCTTGTCGCTTCTCAGGATTTGACAAAATTTCATAGGCTTCATCCAGAAGTTGTTTTCGAGTCGTGATGGCATATTCACTGTATTCACGACGAGGCAGTTGCAAGCTCCGGTCTTGATAAGCTTGGTGTAACTGCTCCGAAGTTACCTGAATTGGGATTCCCAAGATTCTATAATAGTCGAGCGGAATTCGCACGGTTGACTTCCTCTCATTGAGAGTATTTTAATAAACTATTAGTATAGTAAAACAGGGACTTTTTTGCTGTTTCTTTTGATTCATCTGTAGAATTCATCCACAGATATGATTAGCCATGATTCTATCCTAAAGAATGGCTTATTAAAAGGCTTCTTTAGAAGATAGCTAATAAGGCCCCTTTAATCATAAACTGTAAAGTTAACCCCTTTAAATAAAAGATTAGGAGTGATCCTATGGTTTCTGAACGGACTTTACCTACTTTTAACTCGGCTGGCGTTAGTATTACTGCTTCTGAAGGTTTGATGCTTTATGAGGATATGGTCTTAGGACGGATGTTCGAGGACAAATGTGCCGAGATGTATTATCGGGGCAAAATGTTTGGTTTTGTTCATTTATACAATGGTCAAGAGGCTGTTTCTACTGGGATCATTAAAGCGTTGCGTCCCGATGAAGATTATGTTTGTAGTACCTATCGGGACCATGTTCATGCTCTTAGTTGTGGGATTCCGGCTCGTGAAGTGATGGCAGAGTTATTTGGTAAAGAAACCGGCTGTAGCAAGGGACGGGGCGGTTCGATGCACTTGTTTTCGGAAAAACATCGTTTATTGGGGGGGTTTGCTTTTGTCTCTGAAGGCATTCCCGTCGCTACAGGAGCCGCTTTTCAAACTAAATATCGTCGTGATGCTCTCGGAGATGAAACGGCTGATCAGGTAACGACCTGTTTCTTTGGGGATGGGGCTTCTAATAATGGTCAGTTTTTTGAGTGTCTGAATATGGCGGCTTTGTGGAAGTTGCCCATTATTTATGTGGTAGAAAACAATAAATGGGCTATTGGTATGGCTCATAACCGGGCGACCTCTCAGCCTGAAGTCTATAAGAAAGCAAGCGTTTTTAATATGCCTGGGATCGAGGTGGATGGGATGGATGTTTTAGCTGTTCGCACTGTGGCTAAAGAGGCCATTGCCCGTGCAAGAGCCGGTGAAGGCCCTACCCTCATTGAGGCATTAACCTATCGTTTTCGGGGTCATTCTCTTGCCGATCCCGATGAGTTACGCTCAAGTGATGAAAAACAATTTTGGTCAGCCCGCGATCCCATTAGCCGCTTAGGTTCTTATTTGTTAGAACATGACTTAGCCAGTCAAGAAGACTTAACTCAAATTGAGAAAAAAGTGCAGGGGATCATTGAAGAGGCGGTGACTTTTGCTGAACAAAGCAAAGAACCCGACCCGAGCGAATTACGTCGCTATATTTTTGCTGAAGATGAATAAAAATCTGCTCACTTAAGGGACTATCTCAACTGGTCCTTTGGGTTAAACCTGATGATTGCTTTACCCGGTCAGAAGTTAGATCAAAAGAGTTAATCACATTTTCTAACTATCTGACCTATTTCTTGTGGGGTGCTGGCCCCATGAAATATGCCAAAAGCTAATGGCAACAGTTACGGCTTGAGCGAAAAATGGCCCGAGACGCACAAAGCGCGAAGTCTGGGGAAACTTTACAACTATCATAACAACCAATCCTTACAGAGATTCATCGGTTGAAAATGGACTAATAGTCGTATAGGGGGCTTACTTTGCGCTCTTAAAAGTGCCGATAAACCCTTTTTATCTATTTGGTACTCTGGCTTTTAATAGAGGAAATCTAGACTCCACGAAAGCAATAATAAGGATTAGACCGCTTGCATTTGCTGCCCTTTTAGACGAACACTTTGTAATTTAAACTCAGAAGGCGGAACTTGATACTTGACTAAATCCGCTAAATCTTCTAATTGGCTGATGGCTTCTGCTCCCTCTAATTTCATCAATTCTCGGTCATCTCGCATTTCTGTCCAGGTGATTCCATAGTCGGAGACGAGAAAACGAATTAAATGATTTTCGCCCAAACTCACCATAAACGAGGCACTGTTCATTTCATGACCACAGGTGTAGCAAGAAGCTAGATAACCTCGATTTTCTAAGGTGATCGCTAGGGCTTGCAGATTCATGACTAAATCTTTCACGAATTGCCGATGTTGTTGTGCTAGTCGTATAAACACATTAATCCTCCGGGTGACACTCCTCATTATAAAACCTTAATAGTTTTTTAAGATTCTTTCGAGGAAAAATATTGTACTTGATTTGCCAATAGCCTACTCAGCTTAAATGAGGGGCGATAGCTTATACTGCACAGCCTAGCTTGATTTTCTACAAATGCCCAGTATTGAGAGTTACAGTCTGGTGATAGTTATCAGGTAACCCTTACTCATAAGGCAAGCTTGTGTCATGGGATCTGTTCAAGTGGACTAGGCTGAGGAGATTTAAGGACTTACCTCGGCTAGGCTGTAGGAGAGGGGAAAAACACTCACAATGAGAATAGATCGGACTGCTGTGGCAACATCTCATCGCTCGAGAGTGAGTAACAAGTGCCTAACTCAAGTAGACAATGAGAGATAGCCTTGGTCAAAACAGTTGAAAAACCCCTCAAGACGATCATGGCTATTGTGGCAGTCTTTTGACTGAGATCGACAAAGAACTTAACAACTATGTTGCTAGTGCTTAACATAAATCAACTTCGCTCATCAGTCATCTATCATTAGTCATTTATTAGCCGACTGCGTGGCGGCTAAGTAAAAATGCTACCCTAGTTAGAGGCAAACTCCTCTAAAATTTCTTCCTATGACTATAAGCATTACACAATTGTTTGATCTGGCGAACTTATTTGTTTTGCCTTTTTGGGGACTAATGATTTTACTACCCCATTGGGGAGTTACCAAAAAAGTGATGGAATCTTATCTTCCTTTTGTCGTTTTAGCAGGGGCTTATATTTACTGTTTTATTAACTCTGTTAATGCCATTCCTGTCGACTCGGCTGGGTCTTTCATTAATCCCCATTTAAGTGATATTGCTAGTTTATTTGCCGATGAGAGAGTAGCGGCGGCAGGATGGATACATTTTTTAACGCTTGATTTATTCTTGGGAAGATGGATTTATTGGGAAGGACAACGAACCGGAATCTGGACAATTCATTCTTTGATTTTATGTCTGTTTGCTGGGCCAATAGGATTATTGTCTCATCTAATTACTGTAGCAGTAGCTAATCAGTTTTTGAAAGGGAAAGAACAGTTGACAGAAATTAGTCAATAAATAATACAATTAACTCTAATAAATGTTATTACTAGAGTTATTTAAATATTTTTTAGAAAGATTGAAAGCAAATTAATTATGCTTTGTTGCTGCCTTTATTTTGTTTTTTGGATAACTTACCCCTAAAGAAAGTACCAAAGCTTAAAGCTGTAACTGTACCGAGAATCGTTAGAGGTTCGGGAATGGCTACATTTTGTTCTTCTACAGATACATTATCTAGCCCAAGATAAAATCCCCCAAGATAAACTCCGCTTGCAGAAGAAATTCCCACGATACTAATTGGGGTGGATGTAGATGATGCTGTAAAATCAAGGTTGAATTGTCCCCATTGGTTTCCAGTTTCCGACGAATTAAATGTGAAGGTTTGGCTAGTAGAACCAGCCGTTGCCCTAACTGAGATAGGGCCTGGGTAAAAGGGGTTATTGACTCCCAAGTTGAGGGATAGCTTGTAGGTACTACCCACCGTAGTAGAAATTGTTTGGGTTACACCTCCATAGGGAAAGGAATCATGATAACCCGTTAAGTCAAGAAAATAATCTCCAAAAGGAGTGATTACTGGCCCGTAAATATTATTATTATTTAGCCATCCTAATTCTTGATTGATAGTAGTCCATCCTGGTATTGTGGTAGAGCCTGTAGGAAGGGACATTGCTCCCAGGCCGTTATTGACAAAAGTACCGTTTGTATTTTCAAAACTGCCATTTTGCAATAAATTCGCGGCCTGTGCGGGGACTGCTATTAGCGAAATGACGGTGATAGAGGAAGAAGCCATCACTACTTTAGATAAGCCGCTTTTCCAATTAAGTTTCATTAATTTATATCTCCAGATTACATCAAAATAAAAGCTGAATAAGGCTTTTAAGAGAATTTAGTGGGATAAGTATGATATTCACTTTTGATTATCTCGTTAAAAGCGATCTGATAAAAAAGCTTTTTAACAAACTTATTAAATTTTAAATAATTGTCATTTTTTATCAGCTTTTTATTAAAACTTTGTAGTGAGCCATACTTGAAAAAGCTATGAATGTTACATTTATCCACAAAATCGAGTTTATTTATGTCTAGATATTTATAAAGGAATAACATCATGAAAGCGGCTTAAATCTATATAACGTTGTCCATTAGGTTTGCGAGCAAAAATATCGACAAAACGCCTATTCCAAACGAGGTCTGAAATGGCATAAGAATGACGAGCATGAACCGTTTGAGAGAAAGTGTCATCAATTCCCGTAAACGATACCCAAATTTCAGCTTCTATATTGTTTAAAAATTCTAAATCTTTACCCCAAAAGGGACTATTCTCATCAATCGGGTGCATAACTAACCAGCTTAAACCAAAAACAGGAGTCTGAGAGCGAATTAAATTAACGTCATAAAATCGCCGTAATTGATGACCCTCATGACTAACTTCATTAGCCAGAAAATTAACTTTAACTTGAGCTTCTATAATCTGGTTATCTCGTTGATTAGCCACTCTAAACATGAAAGTATCAATGCCATTATAAGGACAAATAACAGCGACTTTACTAAACATTACCCTAGCGGTGGGTTTAGAAAAACGAGCAAACATTAACCCGGTTAAAATCGCCAGTAAAACTAACCCAAATAAAATCTCTACTGTCACTAAAATTTGAGTATAAAGGGTTTGAGGATACATAGAACCATAACCCACAGTAGACAGAGTTTGTATACTAAAGAAAAAAGCGTCAGTTAGTGAACCGGGATGGGCGTTGGCAATTCCATCTCCTCCCGTTAGATAAACTAGGGCAAATAGGAAATTGATAGTTAAATAAACGAGAGTAATGCTCAACAAAAACTGAGGCCAAGAAAGGCTTAAAAGCCAATGATAAAGGTCGTGCCAAATAGTGTCTACTAGAGAAAAATTTTTGTCATTTTTAACCGGTTTAAAACGTTTAAGTAAATTTGGATAGGCAAAAACCTTAAGGGTTTTAGCGTTTTTCTGTAACCGTTGTTTAGGGGGTTTCATCGAACCAATGATGTTGAATTTTGTCTACTTACCAATAAGTTAGTCAATCTCTTCTTTTAATTCTAAGTGGGCTTCAATTTGAGGGCGAGTTCGCCAAACCGGACGCAATTGTCCTTGGGCATATAATTCTAATTGATCCCCCACATGAACCGATCCCGGTTGAGTGGAATTTCCATACACCATTAAGGCTTTGGCTTCTGGGGGATCAGAAAACTTGATGGCGGCTATATAGGTATCTCCAAAGGCCACTTGAAAACGTTCATCTTGGGCTTTTTGTAGATTTAACACCCGAAAACAGCCTAAAATTCCCGGTCCCCCACTGGCGGGTAAATCTTTATCCCCATAGCGCAGTCTAACCACCTCACCCCAAGAAACATCTAATCTTCCATATAACAGTTTAATTTGTGCGGCTACTCCTTCTAAGACAGCTAAAGCCGTGTTAAAGTCAGCTATGCCGGTGGGTGTCGTTAGATAATTTTGTTGATTCCAGGGTTTTGAAAATAAGCCAGAGGGTTCGATCGTCAAGGCCCAGAGGGCAAATAAGGCAGCACCTCGACTATCAGCATTGGTTTGACGGTCCCATTTATCTAAAACTTCTGCGGCTTCTATCCCGATGGGGTTAGCCAGGAAGCGGGCAGCCGGAATCAAATATTCTAAAATGCGATCAGCCATCTCTAAGCGAGAGGAAAATTTTTTGGCGATCATTTCTTCAAAAGAGAGTTTTTCCGCTTCTTGTAACAGTTTAATCGACCGTTGAGTGCGAAAAATATTACCCGTTTTCTCTAAAGAGGGAAGAGTCAGATAAGGGGGATAATTTTCTGGAGATAAGACGGGAGGATAGGTACTACTCCAAGGGGGATCATTGGTATTTTGTAACCATCCTGTAGGAGGGTTGACTAGACGGGGTAAGTCTTGGTAGGGGTGATATTCAGTCCAAAGGGTGTTAGCGGTGTCGCCGGGGACAATTTTTTTCCAGTAGTTCCAGTCGCCGGTTGAACGAATAGGGACTGTAGCATTAAATAAATAGAAGATATTCCCCTGACGGTCAGCGTAGAGAATATTAAATAGGGGTAGTTGTACAGGTTTGAGGGCGGTTTCAAATTGTTTGAGGTTAGTCGCTTGACCCATTTGCCATAATTGTTGCATGGTTCCGGGTTGATCTAACCCCACCACCCGCAAGGCGTAAGCTTGATCCTCTTTTTCGGCAATCACAACCCCTTGAATAGAGGTTTTAATAGTGATGGATGTTTCAATATAAGTGCCGTTAGACTGTCGAATTTTAATCGCTTGGGTTTCACGGGTAAAGGGACGTACTTTTCCCTCAAACAGATAACCTTCGTCTTTTAAGGTCAGTTGATAAATATCTGCCCCATCAGTGGGGTTAACCGTGAGTGTCCAACCGAGATGATCGTTAAAGGCGATCCCTAATACGGGGGTTCCTACCAAGGTGGCACCATAGCTATTGACTTCAGGGCTATTTAATTGCGCCTCATACCAGAGATAAAAATCTCCCCAAGGCAGATGGGGGTTAGCTAATAACATGGCTTGGCCGCTTTTTGATTTTGAGGGAGCGATCGCCCAGCCATTGGAACCGCCTTGTAGTTCTGTGCTTTGTAAACTGGCTACTTGTTGGGGGTTAGTGAGAAAATGAAAATAGATTACCCGTTGGAAATGGGCTAATATATCAACCGCACTAATGGGTAAAACAGCTTTTAAGGGTTCTTCTATGCGCGAGGGATACTTTTGAACATATTCATTAATTCCGGCCGCAAATGCGTCTAAATAACTTCGCATTTGGGGACTTTGTTGTTCATACCATTGTTGTGCCCTCGTAGGGATACCCATTAACCTCACATATTGATCCGAGGTGAGATAGTCTTTTCCCCAATATTCGGCGGCTCTGCCTCTTGCCTGTCCATAGAGTCGTAAAATTAAGTTACCGTGACTGTGGGTTTGTGCCCATCCAAAGGCTTTAAACAGATTTTCGGAATTATTGGCCCAAACATGGGGAATTCCCCAACTATCCCAGAGTATCTCAGTTTTGGTGGCACTCATCATCGGTATTGTCGTTATAAAGATTAAAATCAGGCTCAGGACAAAGGGCAGAAGGCGTTTAACGGTCATTGGCTGGTGAAGGTTAAAGGCTTATTTGTTACTGTAGCAGGATTTTTGCGAACTCTATTGTGTATGTTTTTAAAGTTCTAAGAAGTTATATTGCTCAAATTAGAGATATTCCCGGCTTGGTCGCCAAAAAGTCAGCAGCAACGAATACTCCTCTTCAAATTTATTCATCATTTTTATTTATCGTTTTAAAAAAAAAGAATATTTGTTTCTATGAATAGAACCAGATAGATTAGAGAAAGACCTCTAAAGACTCAAAAACTAGACAATTGAGGAAAACTTCATCACTGACGCTCTAAATAATATCTATTCAAAAAACTTAAACGCTTATGAGTTGGCTACTTAGTACCTTAATTATTGGCCTGTCCGCAGCTTTTGCCACAACATTTGACGATAATGTATACTTAACGGCCTTCTTCGGAAAAGTCAACCGAAGTTTTCATCCTAAGCATATTATTCTAGGCGAATTTGTGGGATTTACCGCCTTAGTTATGGCTAGTTTACCGGGATTTTTTGGCGGGTTATTTATTCCGGAAGCTTGGATTGGATTATTAGGTTTTCTGCCGATTATTATTGGGATTAGTAATCTTATCAGTCAGGAAGATGAAGAAGAGATGGTACAAGCTGTCTCTGTTCCCCTCAAATCTTCTGCCCCATCTAGGAGTCATAAAAAATCCCTGTGGGAAATCCTAAAAGATCGTCAAACTTATCGGGTTTCTGCCGTAACTATTGCTAATGGAGGAAACAATATTGGCATTTATGTTCCCTTGTTTGCTAGTAGCAATCTTCCCAGTTTGGGAATAATTTTGTCAGTTTGTTATTTAACTGTGGGACTGTGGTGTTTTCTCTCTTTTCATCTTACTAAAAATCCTTTGTTAGCCCCAATCTTAGCGCGTTATGGCCGTAAAATATTCCCGTTTGTCTTAATTTGGTTAGGCTGTTCTATCCTCATTAAGAGTCAATCCTATCAACTTTTAGGGAATTTAGCGTTCTTTCCTCATTAAGTAATGATTACCTGTGCCATTAAAAGATATGATAGTTCAGGTTAAGTTCATTTAATCCTTTACTCTATCAATCTTTTAAACTCTCATGAGTATGCAATTGCGCGTTTATGTGCCAGATCACCCATTGATCAAACATTGGTTAGCGATCGCCCGAGATACCAATACCCCATCAGTTCTCTTTAAAACTGCTATCACTGAACTAGGACGCTGGTTAACTTATGAAGCTGTCCGTTATTGGTTACCGACTATCGACACATCTATACAAACACCTCTGAGTGAATGCGCCGCGACTCTCATTAACCCCGAGGTTCCCATTGCCGTTATTCCCATTTTACGGGCAGGACTTGCTTTATTAGATGGGGCACAGACTTTACTCCCTCTAGCTTCTACTTACCATTTGGGGTTAGCCCGCAACGAGGAAACCCTGGAAGCGAGTTGTTATTTAAATAAATTACCCCCCCTATTTGCCCCCGACACCCGAGTGATTATTTTAGAACCCATGTTAGCTACTGGGGGATCAATTATGACAGCTATGGAAGAAGTCACTAAACGGGGTGCCGATCCGGCTTCGATGCGTGTTATTTCTGTGGTTGCTGCCCCGCCGGCTTTGCAAAAATTAGGACAACACTACCCTTCTTTAACCATTTATACCGCTATTATTGATGAAGGACTTAATAGTAAAGGCTATATTGTTCCAGGATTAGGAGATGCGGGGGATCGGGCTTTTGGGACTTAAAGTCTCTGCTGCTAGGGTTGACAAAAAACTTATAGCTTGTAAGTTCTATTAACCGTTAAGCTAGTAAGAAACTGTTTTTGATGTTATCAAGTGAGAGGAAAGGGATATGAGTCAGCGTCAAGGGTTTGCTGGTGGCTTTTTAGCAGGTGCCATCGTTGGGGGAATTATGGGCGGCTTAATTGGTTCAGCCATCGCTCAAAGGCGAAACAAAACTCAACAAGAGGATAATCACTCTTTACTCGAAGCCGGTGACGGGTTGAGATTTGAGACAGAAGAGGAAATGGAAAAAGCCAGACGCAGTTTAGAAAATAAAATTGCTCAACTCAATCATGCCATTGATGATGTCCGTCAGCAACTCGGGACAGTTCATTCTAACGGAACTGAGGAAAAATGAGTCAAAATTTGCAGTTAGTCTAATTCTCGTCGTCCTTCTAATGCCCTGGCTAGAGTTACCTCATCTGCATATTCCAGGTCTCCCCCCATCGGTAAACCGAAGGCAATGCGGGTTACTAGCGTAAAGGGTTTTAACAGTTGACCAACATAGAGGGTGGTGGTCTCTCCTTCTACACTAGGACTGATGGCTAAAATGACTTCTTGTACCTTCTGCTGGCTGACTCGCCTCACTAAGGCACTAATATTTAATTGTTCGGGTCCGATGCCATCCATCGGCGAAATAACACCCCCTAAAACGTGATATTTTCCCCCATATTCTCGAGTCTTTTCTAGGGCGATCACATCTCGAGAGTCTGCAACGACACAAATGATATTATTATTTCGATTCGGGTTGCGGCAAATTTCACAAACTGACTCGGCCGAGAGATGAAAGCAAACTTGACATAATCCTACTTGTTTTTTGGCTTCTATGATCGCTTTGGCTAAGGTGTTAACTTCTTCTTCTGGACGTTTGAGGATATGTAGGGCTAAGCGTTGGGCGGTTTTTGGACCCACGCCGGGTAAACGTTGCAATTGTTCGATCAGACGGGCTAAGGGTGGAGTAAAAATAGTCTGTTAGCCTCCTAATTTTTACAGCTTTGTAGAGTACATTAATATTAGTTTAACAGGGAATCGGGAGTAGGAGGCAGGGAAATATTAACTTAATAATGGTGCGTCAATTTGCCATAACGCACCTTTCATTTACTCATTTAAGGCAACTCAAACCCACATTTAGCCGCCTGCTACGGCAGGAACGATACTGACTTCATCCCCATCTTTAAGGGGGGTATTGGTTCCCTCGAGGAAACGGATATCTTCTGTATTGACGTAGAAGTTGAGGAAGCGGCGCGGCTGTCCATTATCTTCACACAAGCGAGCTTTAATGCCCGGAAAGGTCTGTTCTAAGTTTTCAATTAAGTCAGCGATATTGGCTGTTTCTGTACATTCTAGAGTGGCTTGATTGTTGGTGAATTTTTGTAGGGGTGTTGGAATTAAAACTGTAACGGCCATAATTGATTAATCATTAGTCATGGGTCATTAGTCATGGGTCATTAGTCATGGGTCATTAGTCATTAGCACTTGATCTTTGTTTAGTTCTTTATGCTGATGACTAATGGCTAGGGACTAATCACTAAACTAGAACTTGTTGCCATTCCAGGCGTTCTAGGGTGCGAGAACGTTCTAATGCTCTCTCAAAGCTATCTAAGTTAGCATCAATGACTAAGGGTTCACCGATGTAACCTTGAACCGCTTCTTGGGTTTTGAGTCCATTACCGGTAATATAAACTACCGTTGTTTCTTCAGGATCAATTTTTTTAGCTTCTACTAATTTCTTGAGGACAGCAATGGTGGTTCCGCCGGCGGTTTCGGTAAAGATGCCTTCGGTTTCTGCTAAAAGTTTAATGCCTTCGATAATTTCGCTGTCGTTGACCGACTCAATATGTCCGCCGGTTTTGCGGGCGATTTCTAGGGCATAAACGCCATCAGCCGGATTTCCAATCGCAATAGATTTCGCAATGGTATTGGGTTTAACCGGGGAGACAAAATCGCGGTTTTCGCTGAAGGCTTTGGCGATCGGAGAACAGCCTTCTGCTTGTGCCCCACTGAAACGCACGGGTTTTTCATCCACTAATCCGACTTTGACGAATTCTTGGAAGCCTTTGTAAATTTTGGTATATAGAGAACCCGAGGCTAAAGGCGCAACGATATGGTCCGGCAGTTTCCATCCGAGTTGTTCTGCTACTTCAAAGCCTAGGGTTTTGGAGCCTTCGGAATAGTAGGGACGCAAGTTAATATTGACAAATCCCC is from Gloeothece verrucosa PCC 7822 and encodes:
- the upp gene encoding uracil phosphoribosyltransferase yields the protein MSMQLRVYVPDHPLIKHWLAIARDTNTPSVLFKTAITELGRWLTYEAVRYWLPTIDTSIQTPLSECAATLINPEVPIAVIPILRAGLALLDGAQTLLPLASTYHLGLARNEETLEASCYLNKLPPLFAPDTRVIILEPMLATGGSIMTAMEEVTKRGADPASMRVISVVAAPPALQKLGQHYPSLTIYTAIIDEGLNSKGYIVPGLGDAGDRAFGT
- a CDS encoding ABA4-like family protein — translated: MTISITQLFDLANLFVLPFWGLMILLPHWGVTKKVMESYLPFVVLAGAYIYCFINSVNAIPVDSAGSFINPHLSDIASLFADERVAAAGWIHFLTLDLFLGRWIYWEGQRTGIWTIHSLILCLFAGPIGLLSHLITVAVANQFLKGKEQLTEISQ
- a CDS encoding ion channel, whose translation is MKPPKQRLQKNAKTLKVFAYPNLLKRFKPVKNDKNFSLVDTIWHDLYHWLLSLSWPQFLLSITLVYLTINFLFALVYLTGGDGIANAHPGSLTDAFFFSIQTLSTVGYGSMYPQTLYTQILVTVEILFGLVLLAILTGLMFARFSKPTARVMFSKVAVICPYNGIDTFMFRVANQRDNQIIEAQVKVNFLANEVSHEGHQLRRFYDVNLIRSQTPVFGLSWLVMHPIDENSPFWGKDLEFLNNIEAEIWVSFTGIDDTFSQTVHARHSYAISDLVWNRRFVDIFARKPNGQRYIDLSRFHDVIPL
- a CDS encoding acylase, which gives rise to MTVKRLLPFVLSLILIFITTIPMMSATKTEILWDSWGIPHVWANNSENLFKAFGWAQTHSHGNLILRLYGQARGRAAEYWGKDYLTSDQYVRLMGIPTRAQQWYEQQSPQMRSYLDAFAAGINEYVQKYPSRIEEPLKAVLPISAVDILAHFQRVIYFHFLTNPQQVASLQSTELQGGSNGWAIAPSKSKSGQAMLLANPHLPWGDFYLWYEAQLNSPEVNSYGATLVGTPVLGIAFNDHLGWTLTVNPTDGADIYQLTLKDEGYLFEGKVRPFTRETQAIKIRQSNGTYIETSITIKTSIQGVVIAEKEDQAYALRVVGLDQPGTMQQLWQMGQATNLKQFETALKPVQLPLFNILYADRQGNIFYLFNATVPIRSTGDWNYWKKIVPGDTANTLWTEYHPYQDLPRLVNPPTGWLQNTNDPPWSSTYPPVLSPENYPPYLTLPSLEKTGNIFRTQRSIKLLQEAEKLSFEEMIAKKFSSRLEMADRILEYLIPAARFLANPIGIEAAEVLDKWDRQTNADSRGAALFALWALTIEPSGLFSKPWNQQNYLTTPTGIADFNTALAVLEGVAAQIKLLYGRLDVSWGEVVRLRYGDKDLPASGGPGILGCFRVLNLQKAQDERFQVAFGDTYIAAIKFSDPPEAKALMVYGNSTQPGSVHVGDQLELYAQGQLRPVWRTRPQIEAHLELKEEID
- the pdhA gene encoding pyruvate dehydrogenase (acetyl-transferring) E1 component subunit alpha; this encodes MVSERTLPTFNSAGVSITASEGLMLYEDMVLGRMFEDKCAEMYYRGKMFGFVHLYNGQEAVSTGIIKALRPDEDYVCSTYRDHVHALSCGIPAREVMAELFGKETGCSKGRGGSMHLFSEKHRLLGGFAFVSEGIPVATGAAFQTKYRRDALGDETADQVTTCFFGDGASNNGQFFECLNMAALWKLPIIYVVENNKWAIGMAHNRATSQPEVYKKASVFNMPGIEVDGMDVLAVRTVAKEAIARARAGEGPTLIEALTYRFRGHSLADPDELRSSDEKQFWSARDPISRLGSYLLEHDLASQEDLTQIEKKVQGIIEEAVTFAEQSKEPDPSELRRYIFAEDE
- the thrC gene encoding threonine synthase; translated protein: MTQATQTQSNTSSFIPTFKSLVSKEGGIEYPLEALHVCEETFSPLEVAYDYDLIRRQVSRETIEAGPNSIWRYRAFLPVATDNYIDLGTGMTPLVKSHRLARRLGLKNLYIKNDAVNMPTLSFKDRVVSVALSRARELGFTTVSCASTGNLANSTAAIAASAGLDCCVFIPADLEAGKILGTLIYNPTLMAVKGNYDQVNRLCCEVGNSYGWGFVNINLRPYYSEGSKTLGFEVAEQLGWKLPDHIVAPLASGSLYTKIYKGFQEFVKVGLVDEKPVRFSGAQAEGCSPIAKAFSENRDFVSPVKPNTIAKSIAIGNPADGVYALEIARKTGGHIESVNDSEIIEGIKLLAETEGIFTETAGGTTIAVLKKLVEAKKIDPEETTVVYITGNGLKTQEAVQGYIGEPLVIDANLDSFERALERSRTLERLEWQQVLV
- a CDS encoding PEP-CTERM sorting domain-containing protein, with amino-acid sequence MKLNWKSGLSKVVMASSSITVISLIAVPAQAANLLQNGSFENTNGTFVNNGLGAMSLPTGSTTIPGWTTINQELGWLNNNNIYGPVITPFGDYFLDLTGYHDSFPYGGVTQTISTTVGSTYKLSLNLGVNNPFYPGPISVRATAGSTSQTFTFNSSETGNQWGQFNLDFTASSTSTPISIVGISSASGVYLGGFYLGLDNVSVEEQNVAIPEPLTILGTVTALSFGTFFRGKLSKKQNKGSNKA
- the recR gene encoding recombination mediator RecR, with the protein product MFTPPLARLIEQLQRLPGVGPKTAQRLALHILKRPEEEVNTLAKAIIEAKKQVGLCQVCFHLSAESVCEICRNPNRNNNIICVVADSRDVIALEKTREYGGKYHVLGGVISPMDGIGPEQLNISALVRRVSQQKVQEVILAISPSVEGETTTLYVGQLLKPFTLVTRIAFGLPMGGDLEYADEVTLARALEGRRELD
- a CDS encoding DUF1815 family protein is translated as MFIRLAQQHRQFVKDLVMNLQALAITLENRGYLASCYTCGHEMNSASFMVSLGENHLIRFLVSDYGITWTEMRDDRELMKLEGAEAISQLEDLADLVKYQVPPSEFKLQSVRLKGQQMQAV
- a CDS encoding cadmium resistance transporter; its protein translation is MSWLLSTLIIGLSAAFATTFDDNVYLTAFFGKVNRSFHPKHIILGEFVGFTALVMASLPGFFGGLFIPEAWIGLLGFLPIIIGISNLISQEDEEEMVQAVSVPLKSSAPSRSHKKSLWEILKDRQTYRVSAVTIANGGNNIGIYVPLFASSNLPSLGIILSVCYLTVGLWCFLSFHLTKNPLLAPILARYGRKIFPFVLIWLGCSILIKSQSYQLLGNLAFFPH
- a CDS encoding MoaD/ThiS family protein, which encodes MAVTVLIPTPLQKFTNNQATLECTETANIADLIENLEQTFPGIKARLCEDNGQPRRFLNFYVNTEDIRFLEGTNTPLKDGDEVSIVPAVAGG